The following nucleotide sequence is from Vanrija pseudolonga chromosome 4, complete sequence.
aggcgtcgacgaggttgacggcATTGGGGCGgatgcggtcgaggagctgcgagATGCCGCTCGTGCGGGCGAGGGTGAGCTGGTTGACGGAAACGGCACCAGCAGTGAAGAACTCGGCCGAGTGCGTCTCCATGGTGTGGAGAGCGTACAGTCTGAAGAGGTCCTGGAGGACGTCGGCGGTCtgctcgccaacctcggcggcgaccttggcgcgGTTCTCGAACACGGCGTCGTAGAAGCTCTTGATGACGAGGTACTGCGAGTGGGCCGTCGAGAGGTGCCAGAACTGAACGAGGAGAGAGTTCCACGACTGCTTCTGGACATCACGGAGGCGGAGCGACTCAAAGGTGAGGAAGGCAGCGCGCCAGCCGAATGCTGCGACAATGTCCGCGTCCGAGTTGAGGATGTCGTAAGCGGCGCCAGTGGTCTGGCGGTTGAGGTAGTGTGCCAAGATCTTGGAGGTGTCGTTGTTGGGAGCCTTGCCCTTCTGAACGGCACGGGCAGTCTTGAGCAGGTAGCGCGAGACCTGCTGGGTGAGCATGTAGTTGTCGCCCTCCCAGGTGACGGTGGGGAGGTAGTCCGAGTACCAGGTGCCGATACCAGAGTAGCTCGAGTATCCGTGGCCACCGCAAGCACGACGGCACatctcgaggccgtcaaTGGCAATCGTCGAGGAGAGGGCCTTGAGACCACAAGAGGTGGCgtggaggtcggcgaggagctcggcaccGGGCTGGAGCTCCTCGGGGCCGGGCGAGCCCTTGGATGCGGCCTGGGCAGCGAGGTTCTTCTTCATGACCTCCTGGTTGCGGTTGTACAGCTCAATCATGTTGCGGCCGGTGAAGTGGAGAGCGtaggtggcggcgaggagcgggagGAGACGGACCTGGACCATCTTGTAGTTGAGGACGGGGGTCTCGCCGGGGACaccggcagcctcggcgtcacggTCCTGGAACTGACGACGGACGGCACAGTAGCGCACGGCGATGGTGACACCACGGGCAAGCGACGCGCCCGACTCGAGCACAATCATCGAGCGGATGAAGGTGAGGGTCCCGTAGACAAGAGTGGGGGCACCGATACGGCGGTACTCGGACGTCGCGGGGTCGACAGTCGAGAAGCGGCCGAGCATGTTGATGTGGGGAACCTTGACctggttgaggaggaggaaacCGTTGTCCATGGAGCTGGGGTCGGGTCAGCggttgccggcggcatgtGTGATAGAGGCTTGATGGAAGCCGACGCCCAAGCCTCTGATCACGCCTCCCCGCACGTCCACTCACTTGTAACCAAACTTGGGTCCAATGTCACCAACGTAGATGTTGGGGAGGGGCTCGTGCGTGTCGAGGTCACGGATCTGGAGGACGAAGGGGTGGGGTCCGTAGTTCTTGCCCTTGATGAAGAGCTGGGCcatgacgacggcgtggtTGGCAGTGCGGCCGAGCGAGCCAATCCACCACTTGGAAGCGGTGAGCTTGGGCGAGTGGAGGACGAACGTCTTGTCCGTGGGGTCCCAGGTGGCCGTGGTCTCGAGACCACGAACGTTGGAGCCGTGGCCGAGCTCAGTCTGGGCGTAACAGCCAATGTAGCGGTTGGCAATAGCAGGCTCGAGGAAGAGCttgtgctgctcggcgttgccctgctccttgagcgtcttgagGAACATGCCGTCGTGG
It contains:
- the ACX1.2_0 gene encoding Putative peroxisomal acyl-coenzyme A oxidase 12; protein product: MPSAPPSWVQALKPSDPQGPDLLTAERSGSKVNSNRLAVLLHGQEGLDRADKLTKIIAAEPVFNKDELLSLGRVDRIQRSLARGKTLKRLEKKHGWSEEEYLAAVRISGEPNVYGLHDGMFLKTLKEQGNAEQHKLFLEPAIANRYIGCYAQTELGHGSNVRGLETTATWDPTDKTFVLHSPKLTASKWWIGSLGRTANHAVVMAQLFIKGKNYGPHPFVLQIRDLDTHEPLPNIYVGDIGPKFGYNSMDNGFLLLNQVKVPHINMLGRFSTVDPATSEYRRIGAPTLVYGTLTFIRSMIVLESGASLARGVTIAVRYCAVRRQFQDRDAEAAGVPGETPVLNYKMVQVRLLPLLAATYALHFTGRNMIELYNRNQEVMKKNLAAQAASKGSPGPEELQPGAELLADLHATSCGLKALSSTIAIDGLEMCRRACGGHGYSSYSGIGTWYSDYLPTVTWEGDNYMLTQQVSRYLLKTARAVQKGKAPNNDTSKILAHYLNRQTTGAAYDILNSDADIVAAFGWRAAFLTFESLRLRDVQKQSWNSLLVQFWHLSTAHSQYLVIKSFYDAVFENRAKVAAEVGEQTADVLQDLFRLYALHTMETHSAEFFTAGAVSVNQLTLARTSGISQLLDRIRPNAVNLVDAWSFSDFQLDSSLGNYDGNVYEKLFNRARQNPVNTLTLDPNPDSTVLVKRVAKL